The genomic window TGCAAAATGAGCTGCTCCATTTTTTTGATGCCCTCGTGAGTGATACGGTATTTGTCCCCTTCGGGTTGCCCCTGACCCGGGAAGATGCCTGACTTCGAGGTGATCAGCCCTTCCCTGTACAGGTATTTCAGCGCCTGGGCCACTTCCAAACCATTCAAAGGGAGGATTTTGCGCAGTGTGGCCACACTCAGGCCATCTCCGTTGTGCTCCTCGCAGTCCAGATGGATGAAATACAGGATCTGGCGGCGGTGTTTTTGTTTCTTTAGCATCCACACCTCATCCAGGCCCATGCTGAACCTCCGGGAAGGAAATTCCACACTGCCGGGCCACTTCTGCCACACGCTTCCACACTTCAGGGTCATTGCCGGACAGGGTGAGCAGGGCCGTCAGGCTGGCCAGGATCCGAGAGGCCTTTGCGGTGGGTGAGGAGAGTTCTTCCTGCAGGTCCCGCACCTGATCTCCGGCCTGCTTTCGCACGTCTGGAGGGGAATCCTGAAAGGCCAGAAGCAACCGCAAGGCAGCGCCCTGGGTGGTCAGGGGTGTGATTTGCTGCAGGGTGTTGTTGGAGCCTTGCTGCAAGGCATGGACGTTGCCCAGAACCTGAGTGATGAACATCTGGCTGGTTGGTGCAGGTCCATGCTGGATGAAATCCTGTCC from Deinococcus cellulosilyticus NBRC 106333 = KACC 11606 includes these protein-coding regions:
- a CDS encoding winged helix-turn-helix domain-containing protein translates to MTDPEHPLPSLDDRLRDQHRILQHLAEHTGTSNQTMKSNFQIAEALGLDPEGVRSALMALVEKGHVKVPRSNYGGVAAHITAAGQDFIQHGPAPTSQMFITQVLGNVHALQQGSNNTLQQITPLTTQGAALRLLLAFQDSPPDVRKQAGDQVRDLQEELSSPTAKASRILASLTALLTLSGNDPEVWKRVAEVARQCGISFPEVQHGPG